Proteins encoded in a region of the Bicyclus anynana chromosome 27, ilBicAnyn1.1, whole genome shotgun sequence genome:
- the LOC112053721 gene encoding regulator of G-protein signaling 7 — MVTMNSSEKAAQKACQQGPSRENTKCVKDEKEKDKDKEKEKDKKDMIANLPPSVQALMSTIPSPEESPNYLVYKKMEAIIEKMQDESTGVPVRTVKSFMTKIPSVFTGADLVAWLNRHLSLEEAWEPLHLGHLLAAHGYLFPIDDHCLTVKNDNTYYRFQTPYFWPSNQWEPENTDYAVYLCKRTMQNKARLELADYEAESLARLQKMFSRKWEFIFMQAEAQSKVDKKRDKLERKVLDSQERAFWDVHRPMPGCVNTTEVDPKKLSRINALKAKRLKQCQELILQHNLKNNPIVTITNAQESEEAIQKNAESSLKESTIKENGETSQESPDADRERTMELQIEAAKRQLCILKTRLERRNVRVSKVAEMFISYCEQYAEYDALLTPPEWPNPWITDATDLWDQEKQGKEPLPLRRVRRWSFGLRELLRDPPGREHFDKFLSKEFSGENLKFWVAVQELKALPIRRVAARSKEIWKEFLAADAPSPVNIDAASRELTRVKVESGTADRYCFDQAQAHVYHLMKSDSYSRYLRSEMYKDYLNGSKKKTSVKGIRSIVSFTGRKETSTN, encoded by the exons atggtTACAATGAACTCATCGGAGAAGGCTGCGCAGAAAGCCTGTCAGCAGGGACCGTccag GGAGAACACAAAATGTGTAAAAGATGAGAAAgaaaaagataaagataaagagAAGGAGAAGGATAAAAAAGATATGATAGCGAACCTCCCGCCCAGCGTGCAGGCTCTGATGTCCACTATACCTTCGCCGGAGGAGTCCCCTAACTATTTAGTGTATAAAAAG ATGGAAGCAATAATAGAGAAGATGCAAGACGAGAGCACTGGAGTACCAGTTAGGACTGTGAAGAGCTTCATGACCAAGATACCTTCA GTGTTCACCGGAGCTGACCTGGTGGCGTGGCTCAACCGGCACCTCAGCCTGGAGGAGGCGTGGGAGCCGCTACACCTGGGACACCTGCTGGCGGCGCACGGCTACCTGTTCCCAATCGACGACCACTGCCTCACCGTCAAGAACGACAACACCTACTACAG aTTCCAAACACCATATTTCTGGCCGTCCAATCAATGGGAACCAGAGAATACAGACTATG CTGTGTACCTCTGCAAACGTACAATGCAGAACAAGGCTCGGCTAGAACTAGCCGACTATGAGGCCGAATCTCTAGCCCGGCTACAGAAGATGTTCAGCAGGAAGTGGGAGTTCATATTCATGCAGGCCGAGGCACAGAGCAAG GTGGATAAAAAACGCGACAAGTTGGAAAGGAAGGTGCTGGACAGCCAGGAGAGAGCCTTCTGGGACGTGCACCGACCCATGCCGGGCTGTGTCAACACCACCGAGGTGGACCCCAAGAAGTTGTCCAGGATCAATGCGCTGAAGGCCAAAAGACTCAAGCAGTGCCAGGAGCTGATACTGCAGCATAACTTGAag AACAACCCGATAGTGACCATAACAAACGCACAAGAGAGCGAAGAAGCGATACAGAAGAATGCGGAGAGCAGCCTCAAAGAGAGCACTATCAAAGAGAACG GTGAAACCTCTCAAGAGTCACCGGACGCGGACAGAGAGAGGACCATGGAACTGCAAATAGAAGCGGCCAAGAGACAGCTGTGCATACTGAAGACTAGACTCGAACGTAGGAACGTGCGTGTCAGCAAAGTTGCTGAGAT GTTCATATCGTACTGCGAGCAGTACGCCGAGTACGACGCGCTGCTGACGCCGCCGGAATGGCCCAACCCCTGGATCACCGACGCCACGGACCTGTGGGACCAGGAGAAGCAGGG CAAGGAGCCGCTGCCGCTGCGTCGCGTGCGGCGCTGGTCGTTCGGTCTGCGCGAGCTGCTGCGCGACCCACCGGGCCGGGAGCACTTCGACAAGTTCCTCAGCAAGGAGTTCAGCGGGGAGAATCTCAA GTTCTGGGTGGCGGTGCAGGAGTTGAAGGCGCTGCCCATACGGCGCGTGGCTGCTCGCTCCAAGGAGATCTGGAAGGAGTTCCTGGCCGCTGATGCACCTTCTCCAGTCAACATCGACGCTGCCAGCAG agagTTGACTCGAGTGAAGGTCGAATCTGGGACAGCTGACAGATATTGTTTCGACCAAGCGCag GCGCACGTGTACCACTTGATGAAGTCCGACAGCTACTCGAGATATCTGCGCTCCGAGATGTATAAGGACTACTTGAACGGATCCAAAAAGAAG ACTTCCGTCAAAGGAATCCGGTCTATAGTCTCTTTCACTGGCAGAAAAGAGACCTCCACTAACTAA